A single region of the Malus sylvestris chromosome 8, drMalSylv7.2, whole genome shotgun sequence genome encodes:
- the LOC126631384 gene encoding probable L-type lectin-domain containing receptor kinase S.7, whose amino-acid sequence MAFIFAQNTSPSPPDSYGSLLGLLDRSTQDGNHKVIDTTSITNPVVAKSLNTSGIHPKSGRDIRFTIAYDAILIACTYPLISKVVKRNHRDGEDIESQSRTTANAPEMFTYKHILVATQNFSNENLLGASAFGVVYKGILSSHPHKIVAVKKISAASKKGEREHLAEICTIGCLRHKNIVQLQGWCHEYGHHFLVYEYMPNRSLGQYIGKPYLDWRTRNSHVHCPGRLGFSAKATPKSDVCSFGMVVLEVVCGRRSKGFMDDYSIVEHVWNSYSKNALLDCVDQTLDRKFEEEQVKRTLIVGLACLHTYSMLRPKMRKVAQILMNPNGKLFKLQDTRPGPRASAVYLSVSSSAPTTEFGSRNTSYTAS is encoded by the exons ATGGCTTTTATTTTTGCACAAAACACTAGTCCTTCTCCTCCTGATAGCTATGGCTCATTGCTTGGACTCCTTGATAGATCAACTCAAG ATGGGAATCACAAAGTGATTGACACAACAAGCATAACGAACCCAGTTGTGGCAAAGAGTCTCAACACCTCAGGAATTCATCCCAAGAGTGGAAGAGACATCAGATTCACAATTGCCTATGATG CAATTTTGATAGCCTGCACTTACCCCTTGATTTCGAAAGTTGTAAAGAGAAATCATAGGGATGGAGAGGATATAGAAAGCCAGTCAAGAACAACTGCAAATGCTCCGGAAATGTTCACTTACAAACATATTTTAGTTGCCACTCAGAACTTCAGTAATGAAAATCTGCTGGGTGCAAGTGCATTTGGAGTTGTTTACAAAGGCATCCTCTCATCACATCCTCATAAAATTGTTGCTGTCAAGAAGATTTCAGCAGCCTCCAAAAAAG GTGAAAGGGAGCACTTAGCAGAAATATGTACCATTGGGTGCCTAAGGCACAAGAACATAGTGCAACTACAAGGTTGGTGTCACGAATACGGCCATCATTTTCTGGTCTACGAATACATGCCTAATAGAAGCCTTGGTCAATACATTGGAAAACCATACCTTGATTGGAGAACAAG GAACTCCCACGTACATTGCCCCGGAAGACTAGGGTTTTCTGCAAAAGCTACTCCAAAGTCAGATGTATGCAGCTTTGGAATGGTGGTACTAGAAGTAGTATGTGGGAGAAGATCAAAAGGGTTCATGGACGATTACAGTATAGTAGAACACGTTTGGAATTCGTATTCGAAAAATGCGTTGCTTGATTGTGTGGACCAAACGTTGGACAGAAAATTTGAGGAGGAACAAGTGAAGAGGACATTGATTGTAGGGCTTGCATGCTTGCACACATATTCTATGCTGAGACCAAAGATGAGGAAGGTGGCGCAAATTCTTATGAATCCTAATGGGAAGCTATTCAAATTGCAGGATACGAGGCCAGGGCCGAGGGCGAGTGCGGTTTACTTATCAGTATCTTCTTCTGCTCCAACAACTGAATTTGGCTCTAGAAATACCTCATACACTGCCTCATAA
- the LOC126631385 gene encoding uncharacterized protein LOC126631385 produces MSSSVVISQEALHIINTTNREIFSRLVLVLRRDLAESLMIMAMWLFLQEKGYNKFVYKMVRLSNAVLNGLANEAVQCLKCLESTNCPRTISRTAPNCGSLLLTKRLLGKEISLQIVSINRYTLISGVKNFVTNVCARIFTDILQRILFPRSYVHFSPEDTFVIPLFPNRLFGSVKIVNPNSSINHGVPTGGIWGWSPFLELSVDDRTMFLTFSRGFPVSQDEVKELFMELLGSETCVERVQMANVPPNKQPLYAKLVLSTVVYVDRVLRGTRVSKFRINRKHIWARKYERRE; encoded by the coding sequence ATGTCCTCCTCCGTTGTAATTAGCCAAGAGGCGCTCCACATTATCAACACCACCAATCGAGAAATTTTTTCTCGTTTGGTACTCGTTCTCCGTCGTGACTTAGCAGAATCCTTGATGATTATGGCGATGTGGCTCTTTCTCCAGGAGAAGGGCTACAACAAATTCGTGTACAAGATGGTGAGGCTTTCAAACGCTGTACTCAATGGTTTAGCTAATGAAGCTGTCCAATGCTTGAAGTGCTTAGAGTCTACCAATTGCCCTAGAACCATTTCAAGAACTGCACCCAATTGTGGTAGCCTGCTCCTCACTAAAAGGCTCCTGGGGAAGGAAATTTCACTCCAAATCGTCAGCATAAACCGATACACATTAATCAGTGGGGTAAAAAATTTCGTTACCAATGTCTGTGCTAGAATTTTTACTGACATTTTGCAGCGGATTTTGTTTCCGCGCTCCTACGTACATTTTAGTCCGGAGGATACTTTTGTAATCCCATTATTTCCTAACCGGCTGTTTGGTAGCGTGAAAATAGTTAACCCCAACAGCTCCATCAACCACGGTGTTCCTACCGGAGGGATATGGGGTTGGAGCCCTTTCCTTGAACTGTCAGTGGATGATAGGACTATGTTCCTAACATTTTCGAGAGGCTTCCCTGTGTCACAGGATGAGGTCAAGGAGTTATTCATGGAACTTTTGGGATCTGAAACCTGTGTGGAACGTGTGCAAATGGCAAATGTTCCTCCTAATAAACAACCTTTGTATGCTAAACTGGTGTTGAGTACCGTCGTTTATGTTGATCGTGTTCTGAGAGGGACTCGAGTTTCGAAGTTCAGGATCAACAGAAAACACATTTGGGCGAGGAAGTATGAACGAAGGGAGTAG
- the LOC126631388 gene encoding ferritin-3, chloroplastic-like — translation MASSKQMEEETAAREPTDVNRGVVKEETVRVETTYVTDNLGRLTEFAECEEKPGVLGLLNTSLTSSPSLARGDSFGLLFSSALLSSSPSVSYSFSPLTSSTSMSSILWFSAVRNESGVAVCASKNANNQPLTGVVFEPFEEVNKELDLVPTLPQVSLALQKFIDESKATINEHINVKYNVSYIYHAMFAYFDRENVARKGFFKESIEEERDHAKKLMEYQNKHGGRVKLQLILMPVSEFDHPKKGDALYESRKKEEKKQKAWLPTNAQQPKLQVD, via the exons ATGGCGTCATCCaagcaaatggaagaggagaCAGCTGCCCGTGAACCGACTGACGTGAACAGAGGTGTTGTTAAGGAAGAGACGGTCAGGGTGGAGACTACTTATGTGACTGATAATCTGGGAAGGCTAACAGAGTTTGCGGAGTGCGAGGAGAAGCCTGGTGTGCTCGG ACTTCTTAACACTTCTTTGACCTCCTCTCCCTCGCTCGCTCGCGGGGACAGTTTTGGTCTTCTGTTTTCCTCTGCTCTGCTGTCATCGTCGCCGTCAGTTTCGTACTCATTCTCGCCTCTGACCTCCTCCACATCTATGTcctcgattctttggttctctGCGGTGAGAAATGAAAGTGGGGTCGCCGTCTGTGCTTCGAAGAACGCAAATAATCAGCCACTTACCGGTGTGGTTTTTGAGCCGTTTGAGGAGGTGAACAAGGAGCTTGACCTCGTCCCTACTCTCCCACAAGTCTCTCTCGCCctccagaagttcattgatgaAAGCAAGGCCACCATTAACGAGCATATCAATGTGAAGTACAATGTCTCGTACATTTACCATGCCATGTTCGCCTATTTCGACAGGGAAAATGTAGCGCGTAAGGGGTTTTTCAAGGAATCGATTGAGGAAGAAAGGGATCATGCCAAGAAATTAATGGAATACCAGAATAAGCATGGTGGAAGAGTGAAGTTGCAGTTGATTCTGATGCCTGTGTCGGAGTTCGATCATCCAAAGAAAGGAGATGCTTTATATGAAAgtagaaaaaaagaagagaaaaagcagaaagcatggcTACCCACTAATGCACAACAGCCCAAGCTCCAAGTTGATTAA
- the LOC126631387 gene encoding uncharacterized protein LOC126631387 has protein sequence MPSMNKNIEALIKTLSPQSSQQALKSNVRAIYSENDHATNICPITSFSDKEQVNFVGQEGYSSKHNPYSNIYNPGWRDHPNFNYANQRNVLNPSQGNTQLQGTAPGFSKLKKSSLEDSITALAQSQLAFQQSTQVFQQQTQAAIQTTQASLQKLEIQMGQLASTVNEREKGKFPSQPIANPKGVYEISSSSNHHPSHEKVKSITTLKSGTQMDNKVQMAKEDRETNVEKNEAVDVKGKNAQAKERSSLLFKKVHINIPLLEAIKQIPSYAKFLKGLCSHKCKLNGEEKVFLTKKLSDIYLWKNPSKLQDPGIPTLSCVIGSHKFEEALVDHGASVNLTPYSVYVELGLGELKRSPITLEFVDGSVKKSCGVIEDVLMQIDKFYYPMDFIVLDTGPVHYLSTKIPIILGRPLLATAKANIQCDTGVLTLCFGDMKAQFDLYPTLAFNLVLIMLKILVDIIL, from the exons ATGCCTTCCATGAACAAGAATATCGAAGCACTAATCAAGACCTTATCGCCTCAGAGTTCTCAACAAGCTCTCAAGTCTAATGTACGTGCAATCTATTCAGAAAATGATCATGCGACTAATATTTGTCCGATAACTTCTTTTTCAGATAAAGAGCAAGTCAATTTTGTTGGACAAGAAGGGTATTCTTCGAAGCACAATCCGTACTCAAATATATATAATCCGGGATGGCGGGATCACCCTAATTTCAATTATGCAAATCAGCGGAATGTATTGAATCCTTCACAAGGGAACACACAACTTCAAGGGACTGCTCCAGGATTCTCCAAACTTAAGAAGTCGTCTTTGGAGGATAGCATAACTGCTCTTGCACAAAGTCAGCTTGCATTTCAACAAAGTACCCAAGTTTTCCAGCAACAAACACAAGCTGCTATTCAGACTACTCAAGCTTCACTTCAGAAATTGGAAATTCAAATGGGGCAGCTTGCTAGTACGGTAAATGAAAGAGAGAAAGGCAAATTTCCAAGTCAACCCATAGCTAATCCGAAAGGTGTATATGAGATCAGCTCTAGTTCGAATCATCACCCATCACATGAGAAAGTCAAGTCCATCACCACACTTAAGAGTGGCACACAAATGGATAATAAAGTTCAAATGGCAAAGGAGGATCGAGAGACCAACGTGGAAAAGAATGAAGCGGTGGATGTAAAGGGTAAAAATGCTCAA GCCAAAGAAAGATCATCATTATTGTTCAAAAAGGTCCATATCAATATTCCACTACTTGAGGCTATCAAGCAAATCCCTTCCTATGCCAAATTTCTCAAGGGTCTTTGTTCACATAAGTGCAAGTTGAATGGTGAAGAAAAGGTTTTTCTTACCAAGAAGTTGAGTGATATCTATCTATGGAAAAATCCATCGAAGCTCCAGGACCCTGGAATTCCTACACTATCTTGTGTCATTGGGAGTCATAAATTCGAAGAAGCATTGGTTGATCATGGAGCAAGCGTGAATTTAACGCCATATTCAGTTTATGTGGAATTGGGTCTCGGGGAACTGAAACGAAGCCCAATTACATTGGAATTTGTTGATGGATCTGTGAAGAAGTCATGTGGTGTTATTGAAGATGTGTTAATGCAGATTGACAAATTTTATTATCCGATGGACTTTATTGTTCTTGATACAGGGCCTGTGCATTATTTATCTACTAAAATTCCGATTATTCTTGGACGTCCCCTTCTAGCTACTGCAAAGGCTAATATTCAATGTGACACTGGAGTTTTAACTTTGTGTTTTGGGGATATGAAGGCTCAATTTGACTTGTATCCTACTCTGGCCTTTAATCTGGTGTTGATCATGTTGAAA attttggtTGATATTATACTCTGA